A window of the Comamonas sp. Y33R10-2 genome harbors these coding sequences:
- the hemW gene encoding radical SAM family heme chaperone HemW, with amino-acid sequence MIPIQPQSSETAEAAVQRDIQHYMRPGTLQLSSLPPLSLYVHLPWCLKKCPYCDFNSHGWSKNDALPEDRYIDALMADLESALPLIWGRTVHSVFMGGGTPSLFSPESIDKLIAGLRARLRMEPDCEITMEANPGTFEKDRFKAFRAAGVNRLSIGVQSFDDRFLQAVGRVHDAAQAKAAVREAADNFETFNIDLMYALPGQSKADLQRDVDTALSFAPPHLSIYHLTIEPNTYFAKYPPVIPEDDTAYDMLDLITASTGTAGMSRYEVSAYAKPGHQCFHNSNYWQFGDYLGIGAGAHSKLSFAHRIVRQVRFRDPNRYMDMALAGTPLAQDNEVKRADLPFEYMLNALRLRGGFALQEFMERTGLPMSSIAKGLEEAQAKGLISRDMGRVVPTERGFDFLNDLQEMFL; translated from the coding sequence ATGATTCCTATTCAGCCTCAATCATCTGAGACTGCCGAAGCTGCAGTCCAGCGCGATATTCAGCATTACATGCGCCCCGGTACGCTGCAACTGAGCAGCTTGCCGCCGTTGTCGCTGTATGTACACCTGCCCTGGTGCCTGAAAAAGTGCCCTTACTGCGACTTCAACTCGCATGGCTGGAGCAAGAACGATGCGCTGCCAGAAGATCGCTACATCGATGCGCTGATGGCCGACCTGGAAAGCGCGCTGCCGCTGATCTGGGGGCGCACGGTGCACAGCGTCTTCATGGGCGGTGGCACGCCCAGTTTGTTTTCGCCAGAGTCTATTGACAAGCTGATTGCAGGTTTGCGTGCACGGCTACGCATGGAGCCAGACTGCGAAATCACCATGGAGGCCAACCCCGGCACGTTCGAGAAAGACCGCTTCAAGGCCTTTCGCGCGGCGGGTGTGAACCGTTTGTCGATTGGTGTTCAAAGCTTTGATGACCGCTTTTTGCAGGCCGTGGGGCGCGTGCATGATGCGGCGCAGGCCAAGGCTGCTGTGCGCGAGGCGGCTGACAATTTCGAGACCTTCAATATCGACTTGATGTATGCACTGCCCGGCCAGAGCAAGGCCGATTTGCAGCGCGACGTGGATACGGCGCTGTCATTTGCGCCGCCGCACCTGTCGATTTATCACCTGACGATCGAGCCCAATACTTACTTTGCGAAGTATCCGCCGGTGATTCCTGAAGACGATACGGCTTACGACATGCTGGACTTGATTACGGCCAGCACCGGTACGGCGGGCATGAGTCGCTATGAAGTCTCGGCCTATGCCAAGCCCGGCCACCAGTGCTTTCACAACAGCAACTATTGGCAGTTTGGCGACTATTTGGGTATTGGTGCGGGCGCGCACAGCAAACTGAGCTTCGCGCACCGAATCGTGCGCCAGGTGCGCTTTCGTGATCCGAATCGCTATATGGACATGGCGCTGGCAGGCACGCCGCTTGCGCAGGACAATGAAGTCAAGCGCGCTGATCTGCCGTTTGAGTACATGCTCAACGCGCTACGCCTGCGCGGCGGCTTTGCGCTGCAGGAGTTCATGGAACGCACCGGCCTGCCCATGTCATCCATCGCCAAGGGCTTGGAAGAGGCGCAAGCCAAGGGCCTGATTAGCCGCGATATGGGCCGTGTGGTGCCTACAGAGCGCGGATTTGACTTCCTCAACGACTTGCAAGAAATGTTCTTGTAA